One part of the Dermacentor andersoni chromosome 2, qqDerAnde1_hic_scaffold, whole genome shotgun sequence genome encodes these proteins:
- the LOC129387602 gene encoding uncharacterized protein produces the protein MPKNQNTLACYLDKKTRTTQDVHFSAPSQLPKVTQTQATSGTRLYHCSAAEIAFTSGFATAVSQHVGDNAYEIIGPDHESPQGANNISVAEVSPIPLGSYHDR, from the exons atgccaaaaaatcaaaatacattggcatgttatttggacaagaaaacta ggacaacccaggacgtgcatttctcagcacccagtcaactgccaaaagtgactcaaacacaggccacca gtggaactcggttgtaccactgcagtgctgcggaaattgccttcaccagcggctttgcaacagctgtttcgcagcatgtcg gagacaatgcctacgaaattattggccctgatcatgagagccctcaaggggcaaacaacatctctgttgcagaagtgagcccgataccacttggaagttaccatgacagatga